In a single window of the Streptacidiphilus sp. P02-A3a genome:
- a CDS encoding NAD(P)H-dependent oxidoreductase, with product MSKPDDARTALIVHAHPEPGSFSTAQMSTAARALREAGYAVDVLDLYAEGWSPVLDRDGFAAEGYFKPQAEQLRAVREETLDPRVQDHLDRVLAADLLVFSFPLWWFSVPAILKGWVDQVFVMGAAFGGDHGIFEQAALSGRRAMLLLTTGGSRESFQPGGALGSLHDFLFHIHRGMFEFVGYRPLEPVVTYGPAHLSDQERAQALAAVRHRVTLAAALPRLTAR from the coding sequence ATGTCGAAGCCCGATGACGCGCGCACCGCGCTGATCGTCCACGCCCACCCCGAGCCAGGCTCGTTCAGCACCGCCCAGATGTCCACCGCGGCGCGGGCGCTGCGCGAGGCCGGGTACGCGGTCGACGTGCTGGACCTGTACGCCGAGGGGTGGTCCCCGGTGCTGGACCGCGACGGCTTCGCGGCCGAGGGCTACTTCAAGCCCCAGGCCGAGCAGTTGCGCGCGGTCCGTGAGGAGACGCTGGACCCCCGCGTCCAGGACCACCTCGACCGGGTGCTCGCCGCCGACCTGCTCGTCTTCTCGTTCCCGCTGTGGTGGTTCTCGGTGCCCGCCATCCTCAAGGGCTGGGTGGACCAGGTCTTCGTGATGGGCGCGGCCTTCGGCGGCGACCACGGCATCTTCGAGCAGGCCGCGCTCAGCGGCAGGCGGGCGATGCTGCTGCTGACCACCGGCGGCTCCCGGGAGTCGTTCCAGCCCGGCGGCGCCCTCGGGTCGCTGCACGACTTCCTGTTCCACATCCACCGCGGCATGTTCGAGTTCGTCGGCTACCGGCCTCTGGAACCGGTGGTCACCTACGGCCCGGCCCACCTGAGCGACCAGGAACGGGCCCAGGCCCTGGCGGCGGTCAGGCACCGCGTCACCCTCGCCGCAGCGCTCCCGCGCCTCACGGCCCGCTGA
- a CDS encoding ArsR/SmtB family transcription factor yields MPEGPDPQDLVEVFKALANPARLQIMAWLKDPEAHFEAYQPIADRRSVGVCVTHIQAKLGLAQSTVSSYMGTLERAGLVRPTRIGKWTHYRRDEERLARLAREIGTAL; encoded by the coding sequence GTGCCCGAGGGACCGGATCCGCAGGACCTGGTGGAGGTGTTCAAGGCGCTGGCCAACCCCGCCCGGCTGCAGATCATGGCCTGGCTGAAGGACCCCGAGGCGCACTTCGAGGCGTACCAGCCGATCGCGGACCGCCGGTCGGTCGGCGTGTGCGTCACCCACATCCAGGCGAAGCTGGGACTCGCCCAGTCGACCGTCTCCAGCTACATGGGCACGCTCGAACGCGCGGGACTGGTACGGCCGACCCGGATCGGCAAGTGGACCCACTACCGGCGCGACGAGGAGCGGCTGGCACGACTCGCCCGCGAGATCGGCACCGCCCTGTGA
- the tkt gene encoding transketolase produces MGNGFERDKALARPVAERAGWDAVDVRAVDTVRLLAADAVQKVGNGHPGTAMSLAPLAQLLFQNVMRHDPNDDRWLGRDRFVLSCGHSSLTLYIQLYLTGYGLELSDLRAYRTWGSATPGHPEHRHTRGVEITTGPLGQGLASAVGMAMAARRERGLLDPDAEPGTSPFDHHVYVIASDGDMMEGVTSEAASLAGHQELGDLVVFYDSNHISIEDDTDVSFSEDVPARFAAYGWHVQSVDWTRTGAYVEDVDALLSAIEAARAETGRPSLIMLRTLIGWPAPTKQNSGKAHGSALGEDEIAATKTLLGFDPAQHFTVEDQVLARTRQAADRGHQAHTAWNRAFAAWRTDNPERAALLDRLQAQRLPEGWTDVLPVFAADAKGMATRAASGEVLSALAPVLPELWGGSADLAGSNNTTMDGEPSFVPADRQTKDWKGGPYGRTLHFGIREHAMGAVLGGIALQSLTRPYGGTFLTFSDYMRPAVRLAALMKLPATYIWTHDSIGLGEDGPTHQPVEHLAALRAIPGLDVVRPADANETTACWRAILEHDDRPAGLILSRQNLPVLDRDSGQYAPAREAARGGYVLAGPADGKVPDVILVATGSEVQIALEARELLAADGLAARVVSMPCREWFDAQPLDYRDQVLPPQVRARVSVEAAVGQGWREVVGDAGRIVSLEHYGASADYQRLYTEFGITPRAVAAAAHDSVHDSHGTPRPGGQRQTAAPGQGGTGDRP; encoded by the coding sequence ATGGGGAACGGATTCGAGCGGGACAAGGCACTGGCGCGGCCGGTGGCCGAGCGGGCCGGCTGGGACGCGGTGGACGTGCGGGCGGTGGACACGGTGCGGCTGCTGGCGGCCGACGCGGTGCAGAAGGTCGGCAACGGCCACCCCGGGACGGCGATGAGCCTGGCCCCGCTGGCACAGCTGCTGTTCCAGAACGTGATGCGGCACGACCCGAACGACGACCGGTGGCTGGGACGGGACCGGTTCGTGCTCTCCTGCGGACACTCCAGCCTGACCCTCTACATCCAGCTCTACCTCACCGGCTACGGCCTGGAGCTCTCGGACCTGCGGGCCTACCGCACCTGGGGCTCGGCCACGCCCGGGCACCCGGAGCACCGGCACACCCGCGGCGTGGAGATCACCACCGGACCGCTGGGCCAGGGCCTGGCCAGCGCGGTGGGCATGGCGATGGCCGCGCGCCGCGAACGCGGCCTGCTGGACCCCGACGCCGAACCCGGTACCAGCCCCTTCGACCACCACGTCTACGTCATCGCCTCCGACGGCGACATGATGGAGGGCGTCACCAGCGAGGCCGCCTCCCTGGCCGGCCACCAGGAACTGGGCGACCTGGTGGTCTTCTACGACTCCAACCACATCTCGATCGAGGACGACACCGACGTCTCCTTCAGCGAGGACGTCCCGGCCCGCTTCGCCGCCTACGGCTGGCACGTGCAGAGCGTCGACTGGACCCGCACCGGCGCCTACGTCGAGGACGTCGACGCGCTGCTGAGCGCGATCGAGGCCGCCCGCGCGGAGACCGGCCGCCCCTCGCTGATCATGCTGCGCACCCTGATCGGCTGGCCCGCCCCCACCAAGCAGAACAGCGGCAAGGCACACGGCTCGGCGCTGGGCGAGGACGAGATCGCCGCCACCAAGACCCTGCTGGGCTTCGACCCGGCCCAGCACTTCACCGTCGAGGACCAGGTCCTGGCCCGCACCCGCCAGGCCGCCGACCGCGGCCACCAGGCCCACACCGCGTGGAACCGGGCCTTCGCGGCCTGGCGCACGGACAACCCCGAGCGCGCCGCGCTGCTGGACCGGCTCCAGGCGCAGCGGCTGCCCGAGGGCTGGACCGACGTCCTGCCGGTCTTCGCGGCCGACGCCAAGGGCATGGCCACCCGCGCCGCCTCCGGCGAGGTCCTGTCCGCGCTGGCACCGGTGCTGCCGGAACTGTGGGGCGGCTCGGCCGACCTGGCCGGGAGCAACAACACCACCATGGACGGCGAGCCCTCCTTCGTCCCGGCCGACCGCCAGACCAAGGACTGGAAGGGCGGCCCCTACGGCCGCACCCTGCACTTCGGCATCCGCGAGCACGCCATGGGCGCGGTCCTGGGTGGCATCGCCCTGCAGAGCCTGACCCGCCCCTACGGCGGCACCTTCCTGACCTTCTCCGACTACATGCGCCCCGCCGTCCGCCTGGCCGCGCTGATGAAACTGCCCGCCACCTACATCTGGACCCACGACTCCATCGGCCTGGGCGAGGACGGCCCCACCCACCAACCCGTCGAACACCTCGCCGCGCTGCGCGCCATCCCCGGCCTGGACGTGGTGCGCCCCGCCGACGCCAACGAGACCACCGCCTGCTGGCGCGCCATCCTGGAGCACGACGACCGGCCCGCCGGGCTGATCCTCTCCCGGCAGAACCTGCCGGTCCTGGACCGCGACAGCGGACAGTACGCCCCCGCGCGGGAAGCGGCCCGGGGCGGCTACGTCCTGGCCGGCCCGGCGGACGGCAAGGTACCGGACGTCATCCTGGTCGCCACCGGCTCCGAGGTGCAGATCGCCCTGGAGGCCCGCGAGCTGCTGGCCGCGGACGGCCTGGCGGCGCGGGTGGTCTCGATGCCCTGCCGGGAGTGGTTCGACGCCCAGCCCCTCGACTACCGCGACCAGGTACTGCCCCCGCAGGTCAGGGCCCGGGTCAGTGTGGAGGCGGCGGTCGGCCAGGGCTGGCGCGAGGTGGTCGGCGACGCCGGACGCATCGTCAGCCTGGAGCACTACGGCGCCTCCGCCGACTACCAGCGCCTCTACACCGAGTTCGGCATCACCCCCCGGGCGGTCGCCGCCGCCGCCCACGACAGCGTCCACGACAGCCACGGGACCCCGCGCCCCGGCGGACAGCGGCAGACCGCCGCCCCCGGCCAGGGCGGGACCGGCGACCGTCCCTGA
- a CDS encoding LysR family transcriptional regulator: MDLEPRRLVVLHTVQQAGGIAAAARLLGISASAVSQTLRRLEREAGAPLLDRTEGRAELTRAGLALAAYGGRIAEELAAAERELAGTGAAGVQGPVSIGAVLAVLTTLAARATASLAERYPQLRPRLCETSRADGLRALRQGALDVLLITGDQEHRPSPPPDCGLRVLAQEQYRVGVPSAWGEPPAGAAALAAVPWIGAPDGSARAWAHARLAAELGLPQSAAAHRATNWSAAAAMVRAGLGAVVLPGSVASRTAGLTLLPVPVPGTFETLALHRLTAPGQVRAPVAAVLTRLAEVTLDVAEELSRAGLLEREPVVRAVLT, from the coding sequence GTGGATCTGGAGCCCAGGCGGCTCGTCGTGCTGCACACCGTGCAGCAGGCCGGGGGGATCGCCGCCGCCGCGCGGCTGCTCGGCATCAGCGCGTCGGCCGTCTCCCAGACGCTGCGCCGACTGGAGCGGGAGGCCGGGGCGCCGCTGCTCGACCGGACCGAGGGCCGGGCCGAACTCACCCGCGCCGGACTGGCGTTGGCCGCCTACGGGGGCCGGATCGCCGAGGAGCTGGCCGCCGCGGAGCGGGAGCTGGCCGGTACCGGCGCGGCGGGGGTCCAGGGGCCGGTGTCGATCGGTGCGGTGCTGGCCGTGCTCACCACCCTGGCCGCCCGCGCGACCGCCTCGCTCGCCGAGCGGTATCCGCAGCTGCGGCCGCGGCTGTGCGAGACCTCCCGCGCGGACGGGCTGCGGGCCCTGCGCCAGGGCGCGCTGGACGTGCTGCTGATCACCGGCGACCAGGAGCACCGGCCGTCCCCGCCGCCGGACTGCGGCCTGAGGGTCCTCGCCCAGGAGCAGTACCGGGTCGGGGTCCCCAGCGCCTGGGGCGAGCCCCCGGCCGGGGCGGCCGCCTTGGCGGCCGTGCCCTGGATCGGGGCGCCGGACGGGAGCGCGCGGGCGTGGGCCCACGCCCGGCTGGCCGCCGAGCTCGGGCTGCCGCAGTCGGCGGCCGCGCACCGGGCGACCAACTGGTCGGCCGCGGCGGCGATGGTCCGCGCCGGGCTGGGCGCGGTCGTGCTGCCCGGCTCGGTCGCCTCACGCACCGCGGGGCTGACCCTGCTGCCGGTCCCGGTGCCGGGCACCTTCGAGACCCTGGCCCTGCACCGGCTCACCGCCCCGGGACAGGTCCGCGCCCCGGTGGCGGCGGTGCTGACCCGGCTGGCCGAGGTCACCTTGGACGTCGCCGAGGAGCTCTCGCGGGCCGGGCTGCTGGAACGCGAACCGGTGGTACGCGCGGTCCTGACCTGA
- a CDS encoding DUF4253 domain-containing protein encodes MSEPDARSSLDLLAADPTGARLDLLLPQGQVVDDTAGAAALWLSDGAADAALLARAHGAVERTGLWPVLLNMEGIELPPRAEQPPAPSGAEPRPGAEAVLAQWSVGLEPRRPDHDHRGCGTCLALLESRRSEPVSRITARCDQDPARTAAAVAGYAAPFAPRLALVACARSADVPTVLGWDGPARTGRPIAHHSAVLRRWEERYQLRVVALHGAGLVCSVASPPRTFQRALGLAVDHLAFCPDLAGEFESVNTQAEELVGTALWSFHWD; translated from the coding sequence GTGAGTGAACCCGATGCCCGCTCGTCACTGGACCTGCTCGCCGCCGACCCCACCGGGGCGCGGCTGGACCTGCTGCTGCCCCAGGGCCAGGTGGTGGACGACACCGCGGGCGCCGCGGCCCTGTGGCTCAGCGACGGCGCCGCGGACGCCGCGCTGCTGGCGCGGGCGCACGGCGCGGTGGAGCGGACCGGACTGTGGCCGGTGCTGCTGAACATGGAGGGGATCGAGCTGCCGCCGCGAGCGGAGCAGCCACCGGCCCCCTCCGGCGCCGAGCCCCGGCCCGGCGCGGAGGCGGTCCTGGCCCAGTGGTCCGTCGGGCTCGAACCCCGCCGGCCGGACCACGACCACCGCGGCTGCGGGACCTGCCTGGCGCTGCTCGAATCGCGCCGGTCCGAACCGGTCAGCCGGATCACCGCCCGGTGCGACCAGGACCCCGCGCGCACCGCCGCCGCGGTGGCCGGGTACGCGGCGCCCTTCGCGCCGCGCCTGGCCCTGGTGGCCTGCGCCCGCAGCGCCGACGTGCCGACCGTCCTCGGCTGGGACGGCCCGGCCCGCACCGGTCGCCCGATCGCGCACCACTCGGCCGTGCTGCGGCGCTGGGAGGAGCGCTACCAGCTGCGGGTCGTCGCGCTCCACGGCGCGGGCCTGGTGTGCAGCGTCGCCTCGCCGCCCAGGACGTTCCAGCGGGCGCTCGGACTGGCCGTGGACCACCTCGCCTTCTGCCCGGACCTCGCGGGCGAGTTCGAGTCGGTGAACACCCAGGCCGAGGAGCTGGTCGGCACGGCGCTGTGGTCGTTCCACTGGGACTGA
- a CDS encoding TetR/AcrR family transcriptional regulator — protein MATRTRRSPRRTQALSRERIVAAAVELLDAVGEDGLTFRALTERLATGPGAIYWHVANKGELLGAAAEAVVGAALAVEPAGAPGSPRQEIRALALGLFQAIEEHPWLGTQLSTQLARSPWGPVTPRIFEGVGRRVRALGVPESGWFAAVSVLVHYILGAAGQNAANTAGARALGPGTDRAAFLDGVSRAWEALDPEDYPFTRAFADQLRGHDDREQFLAGVDLVLAGITALQLPGDRPPPTV, from the coding sequence ATGGCAACGCGAACGCGCCGGTCACCGCGGCGTACGCAGGCGCTCTCGCGGGAGCGCATCGTGGCGGCCGCGGTCGAACTGCTCGACGCGGTCGGCGAGGACGGGCTGACCTTCCGGGCGCTGACCGAGCGCCTCGCCACCGGGCCCGGGGCGATCTACTGGCACGTGGCGAACAAGGGCGAGCTGCTCGGCGCCGCGGCCGAGGCCGTGGTCGGCGCGGCGCTGGCGGTCGAGCCCGCCGGGGCCCCGGGCTCGCCGCGGCAGGAGATCCGCGCCCTGGCGCTCGGCCTGTTCCAGGCGATCGAGGAACACCCGTGGCTGGGCACGCAGTTGTCGACGCAGCTGGCCCGCAGTCCCTGGGGGCCGGTGACGCCGCGGATCTTCGAGGGCGTCGGCCGGCGGGTCCGCGCGCTGGGCGTGCCCGAGTCCGGGTGGTTCGCGGCGGTCTCGGTGCTGGTGCACTACATCCTGGGCGCCGCCGGGCAGAACGCCGCGAACACCGCGGGCGCCCGGGCGCTGGGGCCCGGCACGGACCGCGCCGCCTTCCTCGACGGCGTCTCGCGGGCCTGGGAGGCGCTGGACCCCGAGGACTACCCGTTCACCCGGGCGTTCGCGGACCAGCTGCGCGGGCACGACGACCGCGAGCAGTTCCTGGCCGGGGTCGACCTGGTGCTGGCCGGCATCACCGCGCTACAGCTGCCCGGCGACCGGCCCCCACCCACCGTCTGA
- a CDS encoding NAD(P)/FAD-dependent oxidoreductase: protein MRTEVTIIGAGLGGLTLARVLHVHGIPAAVYEAEPRATARSQGGMLDIHDDTGQSALRAAGLGEEFRGLILEGREATRILAPDGTVLFDDDSARGRPEVLRGELRRILLDSLPAGTVRWGHKVSAVRALGPGRHEVVFADGATVTAGLLVGADGAWSRVRPLLSGAVPEYIGRSFVETYLFDADTRHPATAKAVGAGALFALAPGKGIQAHRENGGTLHTYVALTEPQDWFAAVDFTDPAAAAARIAREFDGWAPELTALITDGESAPVLRPLSALPVDHRWERVPGVTLLGDAAHLAAPNGEGANLAMYDGAELGRLLAAHPDDPETALAAYEQALFPRSAAAAADGADLHELLFGERSPHSLIDLFTGPGQPGRA, encoded by the coding sequence ATGCGTACCGAGGTCACGATCATCGGCGCCGGGCTCGGCGGCCTCACGCTCGCCCGGGTCCTGCACGTCCACGGAATCCCGGCCGCGGTCTACGAGGCGGAGCCCCGCGCGACGGCGCGCTCGCAGGGCGGGATGCTCGACATCCACGACGACACCGGCCAGTCGGCCCTGCGGGCGGCAGGCCTGGGCGAGGAGTTCCGCGGCCTGATCCTGGAGGGCCGCGAGGCGACCCGGATCCTGGCCCCGGACGGGACGGTCCTGTTCGACGACGACAGCGCCCGCGGCCGCCCCGAGGTGCTGCGCGGTGAACTGCGGCGGATCCTGCTCGACTCGCTCCCGGCCGGAACCGTGCGCTGGGGGCACAAGGTCAGCGCCGTGCGCGCCCTGGGCCCGGGCCGCCACGAGGTCGTCTTCGCCGACGGCGCCACCGTCACCGCCGGCCTGCTGGTCGGCGCGGACGGCGCGTGGTCGCGGGTGCGGCCGCTGCTGTCCGGCGCGGTACCCGAGTACATCGGCAGGTCCTTCGTCGAGACCTACCTGTTCGACGCCGACACCCGGCACCCGGCCACCGCGAAGGCGGTCGGCGCCGGGGCGCTGTTCGCGCTCGCGCCGGGCAAGGGGATCCAGGCCCACCGGGAGAACGGCGGCACCCTGCACACCTACGTGGCGCTCACCGAGCCGCAGGACTGGTTCGCCGCCGTCGACTTCACCGACCCCGCCGCGGCCGCCGCCCGGATCGCCCGCGAGTTCGACGGCTGGGCACCGGAGCTCACCGCGCTGATCACCGACGGCGAGAGCGCCCCGGTCCTGCGCCCCCTCAGCGCCCTGCCGGTCGACCACCGCTGGGAGCGGGTCCCGGGGGTGACCCTGCTCGGCGACGCCGCCCACCTCGCGGCCCCCAACGGCGAGGGCGCCAACCTGGCCATGTACGACGGCGCCGAACTCGGCCGCCTCCTCGCCGCCCACCCGGACGACCCCGAGACCGCGCTCGCCGCCTACGAGCAGGCCCTCTTCCCACGCAGCGCCGCGGCCGCCGCCGACGGCGCCGACCTGCACGAACTCCTCTTCGGTGAACGCTCACCGCACAGCCTGATCGACCTGTTCACCGGACCCGGGCAGCCCGGCCGGGCCTAG
- a CDS encoding DUF4097 family beta strand repeat-containing protein, with protein MSLSTFATPAPIAVALDLYAAGVRFVAADRADTTVEVRPRDPKRAGDVKAAENTRVEYDDETRTLSVITKKPRSRFVNFSNKRPDSIDVVIQLPTDSDVRAEAGLGDFESEGVLGAVALKTDLGAVRLAETGPLNLRSGVGAISVETVNGTAQIHGGSCDIRIVAIDGTADVSTGNGKLWVGLVTGPATVKASNGSVAVDRALSDVTATSANGEVRISEVIRGKVTAGSKNGGVEVGVREGSAAWLELNTGVGRVYNELASAEAPQSGEPVDKVEVHADTKLGDITIRRAPKLDQEA; from the coding sequence ATGTCCCTGTCGACCTTCGCCACCCCCGCCCCGATCGCCGTCGCCCTGGACCTGTACGCCGCGGGTGTCCGCTTCGTCGCCGCCGACCGCGCCGACACGACCGTCGAGGTCCGCCCCAGGGACCCGAAGCGGGCCGGCGACGTCAAGGCCGCGGAGAACACCCGCGTCGAGTACGACGACGAGACCCGGACGCTGAGCGTCATCACCAAGAAGCCCCGCAGCCGGTTCGTCAACTTCAGCAACAAGCGCCCCGACTCGATCGACGTCGTCATCCAGCTGCCCACCGACTCCGACGTCCGCGCCGAGGCCGGCCTCGGCGACTTCGAGTCCGAGGGCGTCCTGGGCGCGGTCGCGCTCAAGACCGACCTGGGCGCCGTGCGGCTCGCCGAGACCGGGCCGCTGAACCTGCGCAGCGGCGTCGGCGCGATCAGCGTCGAGACCGTCAACGGCACCGCCCAGATCCACGGCGGCTCCTGCGACATCCGGATCGTCGCCATCGACGGCACCGCCGACGTCTCCACCGGCAACGGGAAGCTGTGGGTCGGCCTGGTCACCGGACCGGCCACCGTCAAGGCCTCCAACGGCTCGGTCGCGGTGGACCGCGCGCTGTCCGACGTCACCGCCACCAGCGCCAACGGCGAGGTGCGGATCAGCGAGGTGATACGCGGCAAGGTGACCGCCGGCTCCAAGAACGGCGGCGTCGAGGTCGGCGTCCGCGAGGGCAGCGCCGCCTGGCTGGAGCTGAACACCGGCGTCGGCCGCGTCTACAACGAGCTCGCCTCCGCCGAGGCCCCCCAGAGCGGCGAGCCGGTCGACAAGGTCGAGGTCCACGCCGACACCAAGCTCGGCGACATCACCATCCGCCGCGCCCCGAAGCTGGACCAGGAGGCGTGA
- a CDS encoding ATP-binding cassette domain-containing protein encodes MTTTNPGPGVGTTAPAAIRARGLRKSFGDKTVLDGIDLTVPQGTILALLGPNGAGKTTAVHLLTTYLRPDAGEIRVAGRDVARDPQAVRRAIGVTGQFSAVDGYLTGRENLMLMADLHLLPTRAGRRRAEELLERFALAPAADKPASTYSGGMKRKLDLAMTLVGDPKVIFLDEPTTGLDPRSRHTMWDIIRALAAQGTTILLTTQYLEEADQLAHRVAVLDGGRIVAEGTPAELKARVPGGHIELAFTDRAELDAAATVLAATGRDDDALTLQLPGDSRADTLRALLRQLDDASVQVETLTVRTPNLDDVFFALTGRQGARP; translated from the coding sequence GTGACCACCACCAACCCCGGCCCCGGCGTGGGCACCACCGCCCCGGCCGCGATCCGCGCCCGCGGCCTGCGCAAGTCCTTCGGCGACAAGACCGTGCTCGACGGCATCGACCTGACCGTCCCCCAGGGCACGATCCTGGCCCTGCTCGGCCCGAACGGAGCAGGCAAGACCACCGCCGTCCACCTGCTGACCACCTACCTGCGCCCCGACGCCGGCGAGATCCGGGTCGCGGGCCGGGACGTGGCCCGCGACCCGCAGGCGGTCCGCCGCGCGATCGGCGTCACCGGCCAGTTCTCCGCCGTCGACGGCTACCTCACCGGCCGCGAGAACCTGATGCTGATGGCCGACCTGCACCTGCTGCCCACCCGCGCCGGCCGCCGCCGCGCCGAGGAACTGCTGGAGCGCTTCGCCCTGGCACCGGCCGCCGACAAACCGGCCTCGACCTACTCCGGCGGCATGAAACGCAAACTCGACCTGGCGATGACCCTGGTCGGCGACCCGAAGGTGATCTTCCTCGACGAGCCGACCACCGGCCTGGACCCGCGCAGCCGCCACACCATGTGGGACATCATCCGCGCACTGGCCGCCCAGGGCACGACCATCCTGCTCACCACCCAGTACCTGGAGGAGGCCGACCAACTCGCCCACCGCGTCGCGGTCCTGGACGGCGGCCGGATCGTCGCCGAGGGAACCCCCGCCGAACTCAAGGCACGCGTCCCCGGCGGACACATCGAACTGGCCTTCACCGACCGCGCCGAACTCGACGCCGCCGCCACCGTACTGGCCGCCACCGGCCGCGACGACGACGCGCTCACCCTGCAACTGCCCGGCGACAGCCGCGCCGACACCCTGCGCGCCCTGCTGCGGCAACTGGACGACGCCTCGGTCCAGGTCGAGACGCTCACCGTACGCACCCCGAACCTCGACGACGTCTTCTTCGCCCTCACCGGCAGGCAGGGAGCCCGACCATGA